tatctagttaaaggctgcctaataaagtaactctttaacctatataggaatcaatcatgtcgatcgattgattgttgcggagtctggcgACGAGCTGCTGTACAAAGAGCTGCATTTTAGCATGGCGCAGTTCCGCGGCATGGTACATGGGCTGGCTAGCGAGAGCCGGCGATTATTAACAGAGGAGTTAATGTTTAGCAGCAAGGCAGCGCCGGTGCCGGCAGTGCCATGGGAGAGCATACGTGACAACCCAACCGACGAGCGGCCAGGATGGAACTTTTTGAAGGATCATCGCACAAACATGCCCGTCAACGGCGAGAGGTGGTTATTTGAGCGGGTAGGCGAGAGCGCCAGCATCCGGagtcggttcatgaagcccgggacgcagtcaggggtagaccgacaggcaatagagcgatacatggaccgggtggtagaatttcgcgagaagctggcggtgttaatgcatataacgggtgggcagccagcgcgagggccagagctactgagcgtacggcatagcaacacagtgcaaggggggcatcgcaatatattcatcgaggacggcatggtggtgtttgtgacacggtaccacaagggatacaaagtcagcggcgacgtcaagattatccatcgatatttgccgcgcgaggtgggcgagctggtagtgtggtatatgtggctggtgttgccgttccagcagcggctcgaggcgttggtgtgggagaaggaggcagtttcgtcgcatatgtggccagcagaccccagcggccgcaagtggacgaccgatcggctgcgggaggcgttgaagcgcgagagccggatcgcgatgggccaggagtggacgtttgccgggtaccgggagatggcgattggcatcagccggcggtttttgcgtggatcgacagcgttccaggcagatgagggcgaggagaataaggagtgggctgaggagcaggcaggagattcgattgccgacgagcaggcgggccatacgtcgcacgtggcgggactggtatacgcgcgagggatcatggagcagtcaggggccgtggcggataggcggcagcagttccgggcatcgagcacggattggcatagatttttgggcttccaggcaggcttggacgaccagagaagaagcagcaagcggaagagagcgccgtttgagagcgaggcagacgaggcaagggtggatcggtggcagcggctgaggaagatggacgcgagagcgcagctgaagcgcatgatgggcgaggaggccaagttccggggggtgcaggaggcagcgatcaaagccatcacagcaggcgagagtcccgtagtagcggtgatgccgacgggggcaggcaagagcttgttgttcatgttgccggcgtgggcagagcagggcggcacgacggtggtggtagtgccgttgatcgcgttgcgtggcgacatggcacagcggtgcaagaagctagggatatcgtgcgtagagtggcagagtcggcgtccgccagacgcagcagcggtggtgttagtgacgcccgagtcggcagttggagaggaatttgcaacgtttttaaaccggctacgagcgacgcggcagctagatcggattattatcgacgagtgccatatcgtgttaaaccggcagtacacgttccgcaagcagatgcagcagctaggtaagctagtggctgtagagacgcagatggtcatgttaacagcaacgttgccacccagcgaggaggacgagttattccggcgaatgcattttgagcgtgggcaggtaagaatgtttagggcaccaacagcacggagcaacatagcgtaccgggtggtaagggtagagaaggagaggaagagacaggaggtagaggcaacggtgttggcgatggtacagcagaaggtccgaaagtataagagcggcaagattgtagtgtacggcaactcagtgccaaaggtcaaggggttagccgagaagctcaagtgccatgcgtatcatcaccacgcggttggcaaggcaagcatgttggaggagttcatgggcggcaagcagcgggtgattgtggcaaccagcgcgttgggcatgggagtggacgtgcccgatatccggtgcattgtccacatggattggccgtttagcgtgttggattacgcgcaggagagcgggcgagccgggcgagacggggagcggagcgaggccatcatgatggtgcaggacggcgagcagcgagcggcggatgacaagcagggggaggcggagcagcggttggtgcgagcatacgtcgaaggcatagacgaggcggcgacatgtagacgggtaatgttggacgggtatttagacaggcgcgaggccgagcgagctcggtgcgaggagggagaggagaggtgtgacgtatgcatgagagccgacgggaggagatggaggaggaggagatggagaggaggagatggaggaggagatggaggaggagatggaggaggagatggaagagatggaggaggtggaggaggtggaggaggtggaggagatggaggtggtggaggtggccgagggcggcagcagcaacgaagaagaggcggagacattggagagggagcaagaagaggcgcggcaggcgtttaatcagcagcaacgagagcaaggcggcccgcgacagagattgatacagcagcggcagcaggagttcgccgacgtcgagtggctgcgtaggcagctggcgcaatggataaaccggtgtgggttatgcgaggcggtagggcaaggatcgagcgcacacgacgtacggcaatgttggcgacaggagagccagcggatcaaggagtcgattaagaggatggaagagacaattaagtttgagcgttattcgggctgtttttggtgtggagtgccgcaggagatatgcaatcggtgggaaaggaatagttttgggcgatatcagagagtccaagacggggattgccagtatagaggggtattaataggcgggttattaagtatagcattagggcggagcaaggtaggaaaccgatcgacggcgcggttagaggagttcgggttagtaattcaggagcagggccgacgttgtttgagtttttaggaaaaaagcgattgttagagacggttgagagcaataacttagcaggagagttttgttggattacaagattaataggcgagtagaggaaatatagagagttgtaacgttgacgagggtagctccaacagctcgagtaggtcggatagtgtaagcagcgataaaggcaagagcagcaagatcagcgagagcgtaggcagggttagcagcaagagagatagcagcaacagtgacgatagtagcagcagtaagagtagcgacgaaggcgagggcagcgagagcagtgatcaaggcgagagcagcgagagtagtgacgaaggcgagggtagtaaagatattagaggtagcgaaagcagcggcaacagcgagagcaatgagagcaacgacaaagacgagggcagagaaggtaacgagagcggcgagagcagtaagagcgcaggcagcgttggtagcgagagcaatagctgcaacagtggcgatagtggcgatagcgagggcagcgacgacggcgaggatggcgaggatggcgaggatggcgaggacagcgagggcaacttgatggcaggtagcgaaagcagtaatagcagcttgagcagggaggaaaagcgagggtcgtgacgacggcgagagtagctccgatagcgagagcagcaagagcgagagcagcaagagcggcaagagcaacgagagcgaggcaggcgaggcaggcgagagcaacgagatggcaagtagcgagagcgaggcaggcgaggcaggcgagagcaacgagatggcaagtagcgagagcgtagggagcgagagaggcgagagaaataagagcagcgacatgataggtaccgttggcagcgagagcatcgagagccgcgcatatagcgagagtaacgagaacagagcgagtagcgagagcagcgacgacggtaaggacagcgagagcaggagccgcagcggcgaaaggagttgtagaagccgtagcagcggtaggaagtgagaagcagcgagagtagcgcgagcagtggggggacagcagggacagcgagagcagtagggaaagcaagagcaggggcagaagtagttatagcggccgcaggcgtagtaggagcggtggggagtgaggagcagaagcgaggatatcgatagcagcgagagcagcgaggacggcggggatagtagggatagcgggatcagctgtgagagaagcgaggatagcgagagtaggaaagcaggagccgcaggcgcgatagaagtaagagtagcaagagcagtaagagcaggatgtgtagccgcgaggatagaggcaattaaggtaattaaggtgattgcgatgattgcgaggacagtaagagcaacaagggcagcgcaagaaaggggcgaacggcaagggaattaactattaagttaattgtagcgattgcaaggacagcgggaacagcgaggatagtaagggcagtaagggtagaaaggacagcggaagcagcgaggacaacgaggacagcgaggattgtaaggacagcggaagcagcgaggacaacgaggacagcgaggattgtaaggacagcggaagcagcgaggacaacgaggacagcgaggattgtaaggacagcggaagcagcgaggataatgaggacagcgaggatagtaagaacagcgaggatagtaaggacagtaagagtagcgaggatagcgaaagtaggagagtagcagtagcaatagcagtagccggaggtgtatataagctgtaagaggtaagaggtagaagtaaggatattataagcagcaaggatagcaggggcagaagcggcaacaggtgcaggggtagtaggagtagtaataagaatattaagagcagtgcaagttacaaggacaagggacaaagtaaggacagtagagatagtaagagtatcaggagcagcgagaacagaagccgtaggattgatagcgaagatattaagagcagcaaggaaagcgaaagtagcgagggtagtaagagcagcgacaagaggagcggtagcggccgccgaaaccgcagttaccgcaggtggaggaggcgtaggaggtaaggggcagaagagagcagtagagacagcgggaacagcggggaaagcgagagcagcaagaaggacggggatagtagagatagaggaagtggcgagagcagaagcagtaatagggaggattgcggaatgcggaggagtaagagcggtaggagtaagagtagcaagagcaggacgtagaagtaagagccgtaggagcaggagcagtaagaatagcaggagtagcaagggtaggagctttaaaggcggcagcaacgagggtgttacaagcagcgaaaataataggagcagggagagtggtcgcagtaaggatagcgatagaagcgaggttggcgacagcagggacagtagtagtagcaagaatagcgagagtagcgagagcaatagcagtgagagctagagcattaagagtagcagcaataagagcagtaaccgtaggagtaggcgcattaagagtaaaagctgcaggagtaagagcagtaagggcggaaatagtaggagcgtaattagcgagagcaggagcagcgaggacagcaggagcagctggaatggcgagagcagcaaggacggagtggatagcaagaataggaagcgtaggggccgcagtggcgatatttgtagaagcggcagtaaacacaggtgtagtagtagccgtaggagtaataacgagcatgttaaaagcagcaaggacggcaggaacagcgggagttgcaatagtagaacccgtaaccgtaattgaatagacagtaagagtgatagtcgcgatagaaggaaaagttacaagaatagcagccgtagccgtggtagaagcaagagtaattataatagaggcaaagatagtaacagtagtaagagtaataagcacagtaagggtatagtaagagcaaaagtttaaagaagagttatttatgttaaaaataagtatgcaggtataaagcaaagaaaagaaagattcgaaaagagagagtataaagttggtgagattcataatcgatagatgaggtaggtaaaacaggtatagtttgtagtatatattagatagtgtttaagaaagaaatcaagcatAGAATTAAGTAGGATTTAAGGATTAGgattgtagtagaagacagagcaagttattaggaatacattaataagaagatagaagaaaagattaagtttatataaaagtagagtcataagaagaagatataaataaaaaagatataagagattatgtttcaataatattaaaaagagatgttagaaaagaaagaagaataaaagaaacccgatataatttaagaggagtatagtaaagggaatagaagataggtagaagaagaaagagagagaaagataaggaagtttatagagaaggacataagaagcaaaagataaagagaaagaaggagaagtaaagaaaatagaaagagaagtaaagaaaatagaaagagaagtaaagaaaaatATAGAGCAAGTAAAGAGAGAGTAGCAAGAACAGCAGTAGTAATAAGGATAAGGATAGAGTTAAGGTACAGTACAATAATGCATAGTGGGTATTTAAGCAACAGTAGTAAGACGAGGCAGGCCGTGTTGGACGTGCATACAGTAGGTAGAGTTTAAGTTTACCGACGCAGAATAGTGATAGAGGTATATAGGGTAGTAGATAATGCGATGCGGTATATAGACGGCGGTAGGCGAAGGACAGAGCCGACACAATATACAACAGTATTAGAGAACTAAGAGGTAGTaggcaaaggagatagttgaagaagtatttaggtTGTGTTTAGTATAGCGAATGGTATAACGTGTGTATACAAGcaataagaagataatagATACGGAGGAGATTAGACAGCAGATATAAAAGATTGTTAGTTTCGAGGGTATTTATAGCAAGGTTGTTAGGATTAGTATAGGGAAGCAAGAATAGAGTAGCATAGGGATAGATAGGAGGTTAGTAGAACAGAGAGTTAAAGTAAATTTAATAGAGGGATTCGTAAGACAGTTTTAGAGCAAGTAGGGGTTAGGGTGTACAGAAACGAATAGGTTAATAAGAGAGTTTTATTAGAGTCAGCCGTTTATAATAGAGGAGAACAATAAACAACAGAGGTTATTGCAGAGAAGGGTATAGGCCGAGGtaaagggaagaagagagatgtcagattgtgatgggttatcaaagacggggataatagtataataatatgattgggatcgattgtattgttctggtctgatgtcgtgtgttctgttgtccaacgctgttcgatcagttgggtcgcggtggattgtgcgcgctgactaatttaactgatccacagaatccacagctccgaacacccggattttgtccaccacccaaaatatgcccatattctgacacACCCCTCAGCTCAAGAGCCTTGAGCTGGATTAACCACAGCTAAGCTGCTCTAATTGAGCTTGGATCTCTACAACAGGTGACTGATTGTGTGGCTCTCGATCCCTAACTTCGACCAGCCCTAGTTGGATCAGAAAGCCCGTCCACTGGTTTACTGGGAGTACTTTGGTGAGGCCATCAGCTATCATCTCAGAGGATTTTGTGTATACTACTTTGATCCTCTGGTTCGTCACTTCCTGTCGGAGCCAATGGTTGTGGATATCTACGTGTCGGAGCTTCGTGGTGAGTCTTGATACTGCTTGAGTTACAAGACGGATCGTCTGTTGATTGTCGCATTGGATAGTGATCGTAGGACTCGGTAGCTTAACCTTAAGTTCACTGATCAATCGTGAGGTAAAGATCGCTTCTTTGGCTACTTGTGAGAGTGCTAAGAGCTCTGCTTCAGTTGTTGAAGTAGTGACGGTATCTTGCTTGCTAGATCGCCAGGCGATCAGCCCGCCGAAGAGTTTAATCGCGTAGCCCTGAGAGCTTTTGCGATCCAGAgtgttgtctgcaaatgATGCGTCACTGGCTACCTGCATAGCGGTGCCGCCACCCAATCGTAATGTCAGCCACTTAGTGTCGGATAGGTAGAGTAACACTCGATCCGCAGCCTGTTGGTGTTCCTGACTTGGGTTGGCGAGAAATCTGGCTAGTCTAGACGTCGCAAAAGCAATATCCGGGCGTGTATTGACAGCGGCGTAGAGGAGAGAGCCAATCTTCCGCTGGTATCGATTGATCTCAGACGGGGTAGCTAGTCCTTCTCTGGGCATGAGCTCGCTGGTCGCCATAGGAGTATCGTGGCGGATTGTCTGATCGTCCACTAGTCTATTGATCTTTTCATAGTAGGCAACCTGGGAGAGGTGGATCAGTTGTTTGGATCGATCCCTGATCACCTCGATCCCAAGGAACCACTGTAGATCGTCTCCACCAGTGATGGAGTATCGCTGCTTGAGCTGATCCATTGCTTCTTGAGCCTTCTTGGATTGATCCTTGCCATAGGCTAGGATGATATCGTCTACGTAGTAGAAGATGATGATTCCGTCTTTGATCATACAGCAGGGCTCGTGGGGTACAATCTGGAACCCAAGTTGAGTGAGCGTCGCTGTGAGATCCTTCTGCCAAAGGAGTGGGGATATTCTTAGCCCATAAAGAGCTTTCTTGATCCGTAGGATAGTGCCGGGCTTCTGATAACCCTTTGGCATCCGCATGTAGACCTCTCGATCTAACGATGCGTGGACGAAGGCGTTGGTAACGTCGTACTGTTTTAGTTCAAGATTGTGTTTGGCAGCGATTGCCATAAGTAGTCGAAATGATCGGCTAGCTAGAGTAGCGGCGTAggtgtcttgggaggtgatATTGCGCTGCTGATCACCCCGCACAACTAATCGAGCTTTGCACTTAATGAATTGATTGGCTTTGTTAAATTTGTAGACATACACCCACATGCAGTCTAGAATCTGGTGTC
The sequence above is drawn from the Pyrenophora tritici-repentis strain M4 chromosome Unknown M4_contig_00039, whole genome shotgun sequence genome and encodes:
- a CDS encoding ComEC, membrane metal-binding protein; this translates as MLVITPTATTTPVFTAASTNIATAAPTLPILAIHSVLAALAIPAAPAVLAAPALANYAPTISALTALTPAAFTLNAPTPTVTALIAATLNALALTAIALATLAILATTTLLPLLLLLFLLLLLLRLLLLRPALATLTPTALTPPHSAILPITASALATSSISTIPVLLAALAFPAVPAVSTALFCPLPPTPPPPAVTAVSAAATAPLVAALTTLATFAFLAALNIFAINPTASVLAAPDTLTISTVLTLSLVLVTCTALNILITTPTTPAPVAASAPAILAAYNILTSTSYLLQLIYTSGYCYCYCYSPTFAILATLTVLTILAVLTILAVLIILAASAVLTILAVLVVLAASAVLTILAVLVVLAASAVLTILAVLVVLAASAVLSTLTALTILAVPAVLAIATINLIVNSLAVRPFLALPLLLLLSSQSSQSP